The Lolium rigidum isolate FL_2022 chromosome 2, APGP_CSIRO_Lrig_0.1, whole genome shotgun sequence genomic interval CAGAGTAATGCATATGCAATACCTGAATATAAATGTCACAAGGCTGACAAACCATACCATATAGCAGATAAGATATGGCTCTAGAATGTATTGAACACATCCTTCAGTGCCCATTTCTCCATTATCACAATATAAGTTTGTGATGCATCCCGAATTTGTGAGCCGGCGGTTTCATCCATTCAGTAAGCAAAGTGTCTTGCATAACACATGTGTTTCATTAGATATATATGATGTGATTCATAACTCTATACTACTAAGCTGACGGATGCAAATTGCACAACTATTCTAATATGCATACATTATAATTGTAGTAGAACAAAAGAGTTAATGGTTGATCATGATATGATACAATTCTATGTTTGTAATTTAATGCAAGTGTTTTTACCTACAAATTGTATTCTTTGCAGGGGGCCAAAATAATCGAATCCAACAAGTTCTTCATCCAACAATGCTACTCAATACGCTAAGCTCAGCAAAAGTATGCCACACAAGCCAACCCTAAGGTAAAAGTCCTAATGAAGACAACAATGGTTACCAGGTAGTCGACTTGCTTGCTAGGCTGAGTAGGATAGCCGAAGAACACAACCCATCACACTCGTGGAGTGATAGTTGTTGTTTGCAAGAATTGTCATTGTGAAGCCGTTCTTGGATGTTGAGTGTTTGAATAACTAGGTTTGTAGACTCATGTTTATTGGATATTCTATCTCGTTGTGAAGCCGTTGGTCCTTTTGGTTGCTGCGCGATTAATCAAGTTGTGTTGCTCGTCCCTCTCATGTTTATTGGATATTCTATCTCGTTATGAAGCCGCTGGTCCTTTTGGTTGCTGCGCGATTAATCAAGTTGTGTTGCTCGTTCCTAAAAACAAGTCTTGCCATTGTGTCAAAGTGTCCCTCGTTAGTTCAGCTCACACGCCTTGTCAACAATGCTGCTCAGAATGCCTTGCTAGTCCAGAAACGTCCACGTGCTCGATAGAATCAAACGGCTAGACCGAATGAGTGTTAGGATCCACAGAACAAAAACTACCTGCTGGCCGTCAAATATGCACGTAAATGTCAAGGGAATAGCACAACCTGGACAGTAAAATAATAAACAGGGGAAGCCCGTCAGACTGGCATCAGTTTCTTTCTGCAATTGCCTTCTCAAAATGAGCCGTTAAGCATATTGCCCAGTTTGCAAATAGCGTAGAGAACCATCTACCTTCTTGCTTACTACAAGTTATGATGCCTCAACTTGGCATGATGTTCGTTTCTCAGCACAAAAGGTTGGCAAATCAACGATTTACATAGGCATGACCATAATCTACACTTATCGGTATTTCATATACAGCCAGCGTTCTGATGCACATAACAGAAAGATCAATGTTGTTGATGTCGGAACCATTTTGAAATAAACGGTTACAGTCAGTCCTTCCACCTTACAACCAACTATACCGAAGATGCCCTGTACTGAGGTATTCACCAATTCTCTTCTTTTTAATTCCTAAGACTAAACCTGCTATTTTCAATCAAAGGTGGTACAAAAGATCACATACACCGGATAACTATACCTATTGCCTTGCTGCACTATATATTAGTAGTAAGCAAAAAAGGACCTCATGGTCAGTTAGATGTGCAACAGGTTGGTCTTGATTTATAGACATAGAAGGCTGTAGAATACGAGGGGTATGAAAGCGTTATCGAGCTGTGTTGTATATGCTTCTAATAACAGGCTCAACGTCACGGCTACCGAAAGTGACAACCAGTGCTGTGCCAACATGAGAGAATTAGTTAGTAGTTACTCTTAGTTTGTGTGTACCAGCATAAAGCTTCAGTAACTTTGGTGAAAGAGATTAAGGGATCAAACCTGTGAAAGAATGTATCCGCTTGAAGCTAATAGTGACACCAGAATTGAGCAGGCTGCCAGCACAGAAGTTATGCCTGCTGCCGTGCCTTCAATTGTTTTATCTAACATTTCAGGAAAAGATGCATAAGTGATCAGAGAGAAGTGTGGGAGGAGGACCAAGAAATAATTATGACCAAACTCACTTCCTGTCTTGCTCCATCTTAGGACACCATACTTGTACCCTATCATTGATGCCTATTACAAATAGGAGCATTTTTCATCAGATAAAACATACAAACAGTAGAAGATGTTAACAGCCTACTGAATGTTGGACATACCATGGTATCACCTATTCCCAAGCTGAGAATTCCAGCAAAAGGGGCAAGTGGTCGGTCATTGAATCCAGATGACATCCATTTAGGAAGTGCACAGCCCAGTAAGAGTGAGAAATGACTGAAAACAAAACAACAGAGACAAGTTTCATCCTACAGTGGTACGTGGAGTCGTAAAATATGGAAGAAAAACACAAAGAACACTTACCTAATAATGAGAATCTCAGAATCACGATGATCAGTGAAGGCGTTCATGAATTGATGTACAGTACGCCCAAGAGGATATACTTCCCAAACCTGAGGGCGTAATTTTGAGGGATAAATGACCAAACTTGCATAACAGATACTACTGAAGGGGAAAAAAGGAAGGGGCTGAGGGAGAACATGAGTAAACTAAAGGATTCTTACACGAATCATCTCCAGTATTAAGAAAACTGCAAACGCTGCACCAAATGCCAAGTCCAAGAAAGCAGGCTGCAAAACATAGAACAAATTGACAAAATAATCTctgaaaaaaaaatcgaaacggagggagtaaatgTTCTGATGGGATTTAAATTAAGAAAGACATAAATTACCTGAAATATAACAGCAGGGGAGAAAATCAAGACAGCAACAAGATGATAGTACTTGCGCAAAAGAATCCTTTCCGTTGTGCTTTTCTTCGAGATACTGTAGAACCTTCTAATTGACACACATATCACACATATCCAGTACGCGCATAAAGCAAGACGTCCATATGAATTGGTGAACATATAGTTAAGAACCCTGTGAATAATGAACTGTTAAGCAAACAGAACATAGGTATCTACGAAATACAGAGAAAATTTGATGTGAAAGAACAAATTGCAAAGTTAAAATACAGTAATAAAGTCAATATATTGATGATATGAAGCACACTGTTATCTTCCCATGAAAGGCAAACAGTGACGCTTACCAGCCAAATGGATGCACTTCGAGACCAACAAGGCGTGTCCATGACGGCACTAACATCAGCAAAGCCACCAACAATGAGACATAAAATACACCAGAACCTATTCTTTTTTCTGTCTGTTTCTCAACTGCTTGTGTTCTTTGCTTCCCCAGTGTTTGACAGTAAGCCCAAACTTGGAGGGAACATTTGTACAACAGGGGTAGTACAAACAGTCCAAGCAAAATCCCCTGCCAAAAGAAGGAAGAGATATAAACACACTGTAAAGTTTGCTTTAAATTACTCAGTGAGGAACTGGGTAAGTTTTCACTGATAGAAAAAATAGGCACCCAAACTCGAGTTGAAAAGGACTCAAATTTGGATGGTGGGTGGGGTGTACACTCACACCTCTCACCAACTGAGCTAGTCTCAGTTACTAAAACTCACTAGAAGCTCCAGCCGGAACTTTCAAAATAAGAGAAACTCTACCTGAATAACTGTGGCTATCTCGCTTCGAGTTCCAGGTGTGTGAATGAATGCTTCTGACGATGCCAAGAATTCAATCTGCCACAAAATAATGGTGAAAAGAAAAGAATCAGATTTTCTCCTTTTATGCAAAAGTATAGTTAGGATGAACTCATACCTTTGAAAGAGTATGAGCCAGCATATCACCAAAGTAAAGGACGAGACCAGTTGATACCAAAAGTGCCTCCCCTGGAATTTACAGCAGAGTATAAGTAAATATGAAAAAAGAAGTGGCAATGCCAAGTCAATGAAGGAGAGATATATACGAATATATTGCACCACTAAACAAAAAACACACAAAATGGCTGGCATTACATGCAAAAGATATTAAACAAAGTGGGGACAATTGTAATCGTTCTTATACGCATATATATTTCTGCAATGGAAATTATCTACTCCTATAAGATATGCAGGAGATGTATAAATGTCTATCAGCATATGCAATCGCATATGAACAAATGAAGATAAATAAAGATCTAATTACATCTTAGACTTCAGGTACAAACCAAAAGATGAACATGAAGGGAACTTCTCTAGAATGTGCTTGATTAAGATCACAGCAGCCACGCCATGAACGAGCAGATAAGCAATTTTCCCCATCCTTAACAGACCTGCAGCAATATGCAGCACAGATTAGTTTTACAATCTCTTGTTCTCACTTGTTACCACTGGACTCGAATTATGTTAAAAGTAAAGCGTGTTTGTTGCATGTTACCTCCATCAGTCTTCAGCAGGAAGACCAAGAATGCCATGAGGTATAAAGCTACCATCATCGAACCACATTTCAAAGTTTTAGAAACTCCATTGTTGGTAGACTGGCACAGATGCCAAAAGAAGAAGGCTAGCACACTGAGGCAACTGATCGATACAGCCCAGTACTGCATTTCAAGGTATGCAAATTCTGGCCACATAAACAG includes:
- the LOC124691314 gene encoding dolichol kinase EVAN-like, whose protein sequence is MLARLIQLSRILPADPTGPEEFAYLEMQYWAVSISCLSVLAFFFWHLCQSTNNGVSKTLKCGSMMVALYLMAFLVFLLKTDGGLLRMGKIAYLLVHGVAAVILIKHILEKFPSCSSFGEALLVSTGLVLYFGDMLAHTLSKIEFLASSEAFIHTPGTRSEIATVIQGILLGLFVLPLLYKCSLQVWAYCQTLGKQRTQAVEKQTEKRIGSGVFYVSLLVALLMLVPSWTRLVGLEVHPFGWVLNYMFTNSYGRLALCAYWICVICVSIRRFYSISKKSTTERILLRKYYHLVAVLIFSPAVIFQPAFLDLAFGAAFAVFLILEMIRVWEVYPLGRTVHQFMNAFTDHRDSEILIISHFSLLLGCALPKWMSSGFNDRPLAPFAGILSLGIGDTMASMIGYKYGVLRWSKTGNKTIEGTAAGITSVLAACSILVSLLASSGYILSQHWLSLSVAVTLSLLLEAYTTQLDNAFIPLVFYSLLCL